A single window of Hyla sarda isolate aHylSar1 chromosome 2, aHylSar1.hap1, whole genome shotgun sequence DNA harbors:
- the LOC130356323 gene encoding bridge-like lipid transfer protein family member 3A isoform X2 has product MTFRKIILDYYPTHKEGQSCAHWNRHSPVMTTCEQWTQDLTKERQAKEDFNVSMLGKIPSPNNEQGNAKQPSLYFRSVLIRIDDLDIHQVSSSGQTPERPPLLSCHHIPSASSAVHLQYMEYYRLPGECLPVPPPALYIQLHGLLLYLATQSILWLNIFMLDLSHYLQQLTDVSSMVNEGAMEDRDVRLDGFNLKLSFPVTAPAYSPPDRPSSICAHLSSVTLTNTRQAPGSNLNLLQSIFRSFAAHEDFHWPPGPLHPVFLSHLYPSSDTQQTSMWTLHSAGLSFHFEGGIVKHEILLHHMPFTALACLLLPELELQIIINVDDVIRLQLNHYHYLTMLRFQEQLQALIDNLKQTANSQLDFLIHMSPSHHMKICVGMKIPVVTVSLLLPASISPVSPVQPEDSERSSLVGSELVKEAMTCEKGANKTQLTNKIELVDTFLCPERGKEPEDVLTQQNNNEEKDDLIKDRLLGKVEAVQTKEDLLLGKEFARDTLLSTLGLTRETFSLGKERMQRFLSDTKHKDVDMPHNRMSSALIRTQSLDTLSIDGLDVLSLDSETTENFILKLDAEMIVDGESVLPEQDDASQSTEGPEPQQILTVALYNVYSVSRLFEDDLSVTVKALDISCAKKLEDLKDLLASPPVTTKSSPHLILKFDLGPAAAHLSPLAVHNGFLRLHIQDFRSEMPVSALTHIGPFLEDEQIPEILPMIIEVTNSRITLKDDGPSIYPSPVVPEPVAFSVEHLKVHRQEDGVFWLTGASARTVSSTCKA; this is encoded by the exons ATGACTTTCCGGAAAATCATTTTAGACTATTATCCTACCCACAAAGAAG GACAGAGCTGTGCCCATTGGAATCGTCATTCCCCTGTAATGACTACTTGCGAGCAGTGGACTCAGGATCTTACAAAAGAAAGACAAGCCAAGGAAGACTTTAACGTTAGCATGTTAGGAAAAATTCCTTCTCCAAATAATGAGCAAG GGAATGCAAAGCAACCTTCTCTCTACTTTCGTTCTGTGCTTATTAGGATTGATGATTTGGATATTCATCAG gtatCTTCATCTGGACAGACCCCTGAAAGACCACCTCTTCTTTCATGCCATCATATTCCAAGTGCTTCTTCTGCTGTCCATCTCCAATACATGGAGTATTACCGTCTACCAGGAGAGTGTCTTCCAG TTCCTCCTCCTGCTTTATACATACAGCTCCATGGTCTGCTTCTATACCTTGCTACCCAGTCCATTCTTTGGTTAAATATTTTTATGCTAGATTTGTCACATTACTTACAGCAGTTAACAGATGTAAGTAGTATGGTGAATGAAGGAGCAATGGAGGATAGAGATGTGCGTCTAGATGGATTCAACCTTAAG CTTAGTTTTCCTGTGACAGCTCCTGCCTACAGTCCACCTGATAGACCATCTTCTATTTGTGCCCATCTCTCCTCAGTTACCCTCACTAACACACGTCAGGCACCAGGCTCAAATCTAAATCTACTTCAAAGCATCTTTCGATCCTTTGCAGCACATGAAGATTTTCATTGGCCTCCAGGACCCCTGCATCCAGTATTTCTTTCCCACTTGTATCCATCTTCTGATACTCAACAAACATCAATGTGGACTTTACACAGTGCTGGCTTGTCTTTTCATTTTGAGGGAGGGATTGTTAAGCATGAGATACTGTTACATCATATGCCTTTTACAGCCCTGGCCTGCCTTTTACTTCCTGAACTAGAGCTTCAAATCATTATCAATGTGGATGATGTAATACGACTACAATTGAATCATTATCATTACCTAACCATGTTACGTTTTCAGGAACAGTTGCAGGCTTTAATTGATAACTTGAAACAAACAGCAAATTCACAGTTGGATTTTTTAATACATATGTCCCCTTCCCACCATATGAAAATATGTGTTGGAATGAAAATACCAGTTGTCACTGTTTCTCTTTTACTTCCTGCCTCAATCTCCCCTGTATCCCCCGTGCAACCAGAAGACTCTGAAAGGAGCAGTCTTGTAGGATCTGAACTGGTGAAAGAGGCAATGACTTGTGAAAAAGGAGCAAACAAGACACAACTAACAAATAAAATTGAACTTGTAGATACTTTTCTTTGTCCTGAGCGAGGCAAAGAACCTGAGGATGTATTGACTCAACAGAACAATAATGAAGAAAAAGATGATTTGATAAAAGACAGACTACTGGGGAAGGTTGAAGCTGTACAGACAAAAGAAGACCTTTTACTGGGGAAGGAGTTTGCACGTGACACTTTGCTTAGCACACTTGGTTTGACCCGTGAGACTTTTAGCCTTGGAAAGGAACGTATGCAGCGCTTTCTGAGTGATACAAAACATAA agatgttGATATGCCGCATAATCGGATGAGTTCAGCCCTCATTCGTACACAGTCTTTAGATACTCTCTCTATAGATGGTCTGGATGTGTTGTCTTTGGACAGTGAAACTACTGAGAATTTCATATTAAAATTAGATGCAG AAATGATTGTCGACGGAGAAAGTGTTTTACCAGAACAAGATGATGCATCACAAAGTACAGAAGGCCCTGAACCACAGCAG ATTCTTACAGTGGCCCTTTACAATGTTTACTCTGTTTCACGGCTTTTTGAGGATGATTTGTCTGTTACTGTTAAAGCTTTAGACATCAGCTGTGCTAAGAAATTGGAAGATTTAAAAG atctttTAGCAAGTCCCCCTGTTACAACAAAATCTTCTCCACATCTGATTTTGAAGTTTGATCTTGGTCCTGCTGCAGCCCACCTTTCTCCACTTGCTGTACATAATGGCTTTTTACGATTACATATTCAAGACTTCAGGTCAGAGATGCCTGTTTCTGCTCTAACTCATATAGGACCTTTCCTAGAGGATGAGCAGATTCCGGAAATACTACCTATGATTATTGAAGTTACCAACAGCAGGATTACACTAAAA